From one Geoalkalibacter halelectricus genomic stretch:
- the carA gene encoding glutamine-hydrolyzing carbamoyl-phosphate synthase small subunit — protein MKAILALADGRVFHGRAFGAGGEITGEVVFNTSMTGYQEILTDPSYCGEIVTMTYPQIGNYGINLEDVESARPFLSAFVVKEVCEFPSNWRSKMSLDAYLKENGVIGIQGIDTRALVRHIRDKGAQTGIVSTIDLDPESLVAKARRAPSIVGRDLVREVTCSKPYHWSEGPWQLGQGYLGAEQAPRYKVVAYDFGIKRNILRNLVAKGCDVTVVPADTPAEDVLAMNPDGVFLSNGPGDPEPITYAQENIRKILGKKPVFGICLGHQLLSLALGGTTYKLKFGHRGGNQPVQRGEDRRVEITAQNHGFAVDGASIQNDAIQTHTNLNDNTVEGLEHKLLPAFSVQYHPEASPGPHDAAYLFDKFTAMMDRHKQECAE, from the coding sequence ATGAAAGCCATTCTGGCCCTGGCCGACGGCCGGGTTTTTCACGGCCGCGCCTTCGGCGCCGGCGGTGAGATCACCGGCGAAGTCGTTTTCAACACCAGCATGACCGGCTACCAGGAGATTCTCACCGACCCCTCCTACTGCGGCGAAATCGTCACCATGACCTATCCGCAGATCGGCAACTACGGGATCAATCTCGAGGACGTAGAATCGGCACGCCCCTTTCTCTCGGCCTTCGTGGTCAAGGAAGTCTGTGAATTCCCCAGCAACTGGCGCTCGAAGATGAGCCTTGACGCCTATCTCAAGGAAAACGGCGTGATCGGCATCCAGGGCATCGACACCCGGGCGCTGGTGCGTCATATCCGCGACAAGGGGGCGCAGACCGGCATTGTCAGCACCATCGATCTCGATCCCGAGAGCCTCGTGGCAAAAGCGCGGCGCGCGCCCTCCATCGTCGGGCGCGATCTGGTTCGCGAGGTGACTTGTTCCAAACCCTACCACTGGAGCGAGGGCCCCTGGCAGCTCGGTCAGGGTTATCTGGGCGCCGAGCAGGCGCCGCGCTACAAGGTGGTGGCTTACGATTTCGGCATCAAGCGCAACATTCTGCGCAATCTGGTGGCGAAGGGCTGCGATGTGACCGTCGTGCCGGCCGACACTCCGGCCGAGGACGTTCTGGCCATGAACCCCGACGGCGTGTTTCTGAGCAACGGCCCCGGCGATCCCGAGCCGATCACCTATGCCCAGGAAAACATCCGCAAAATTCTCGGCAAAAAACCGGTGTTCGGGATCTGCCTGGGACACCAGCTACTCTCCCTGGCCCTGGGCGGAACGACCTACAAGCTCAAGTTCGGCCATCGCGGCGGCAACCAGCCGGTGCAGCGCGGCGAGGATCGGCGGGTTGAGATCACCGCCCAGAATCACGGTTTTGCCGTGGATGGAGCCTCCATCCAGAACGACGCCATCCAGACCCACACCAACCTCAACGACAACACCGTGGAAGGTCTGGAGCACAAACTGCTGCCGGCCTTTTCCGTGCAGTATCACCCCGAGGCCTCGCCCGGCCCCCATGACGCCGCTTATTTGTTCGACAAGTTCACGGCCATGATGGACCGTCACAAGCAAGAATGCGCTGAATAG
- a CDS encoding DUF1858 domain-containing protein encodes MSQTITKDMTFHQILQMHPEVARVLGSYNMGCVGCMGAMNERLEQGATAHGINIDDLLRDLNALFESSAS; translated from the coding sequence ATGAGCCAGACCATTACCAAGGATATGACTTTTCACCAGATTCTCCAAATGCACCCCGAGGTGGCCCGGGTTCTCGGCAGCTACAACATGGGTTGCGTCGGCTGCATGGGCGCCATGAACGAGCGGCTGGAGCAGGGCGCCACCGCGCACGGCATCAATATCGATGATCTGCTGCGGGACCTCAACGCCCTTTTCGAAAGCTCCGCGTCCTAA
- the greA gene encoding transcription elongation factor GreA, which produces MNQSIPMTREGHQRLQEELKKLIREERPKVVQDIAEARGHGDLSENAEYDAAKERQAFIEGRIQEINDKLSRAQVINPAELDTDKVVFGARVTIFDVDSGNEATYQIVGEDEADIKSGKLSVTSPVGKALIGHKLDDEVTVKIPSGLKTYEIIDIKYE; this is translated from the coding sequence ATGAATCAAAGCATTCCCATGACCCGCGAAGGCCATCAGCGCCTCCAGGAAGAGCTGAAAAAATTGATCCGCGAAGAGCGTCCCAAGGTGGTACAGGACATTGCCGAGGCGCGCGGCCACGGCGATCTTTCCGAAAACGCCGAATACGATGCCGCCAAGGAGCGCCAGGCTTTTATCGAAGGTCGCATCCAGGAAATCAACGACAAGCTCTCCCGCGCCCAGGTCATCAACCCGGCGGAACTCGACACCGACAAGGTGGTTTTCGGGGCTCGCGTCACCATCTTCGACGTGGACTCCGGCAACGAGGCGACCTATCAGATCGTCGGCGAGGATGAGGCCGATATCAAATCCGGAAAACTCTCCGTAACCTCCCCGGTGGGCAAGGCTCTCATCGGACATAAGCTCGACGATGAAGTCACCGTGAAGATTCCCTCAGGTCTCAAGACTTACGAAATCATCGACATCAAGTACGAATAA
- a CDS encoding dihydroorotase: MKILIKGGRVIDPAHGIDGQFDLLIDNGRISKLDKNLAADGAEVIDAQGKLVTPGLIDLHVHLRDPGQEYKEDIISGTRAAVAGGFTAVACMPNTKPVNDNASVTRYILDKAAAAGFCHVLPVGAITQGSKGEALAEMGDMKEAGCVGFSDDGHPVTSGELMRRALEYARPFGMPIIAHSEDLDLVGQGVMNEGFVATELGLKGIPWVSEAAPIARDVMLAEFTGGHLHVAHVSCAAAVEIIRAAKKRGVRVTAEVTPHHFTLTDEAVRGYDTNAKMNPPLRGAEDVAAMRAGLADGTIDAIATDHAPHHIDEKNVEFNIAYNGIVGLETALPLTLRLVDDGVLSISDAIAKLTINPARVLGLDSGTLEVGRVADVTIIDPQLKWTVDAQKLVSKSKNTPFDGWKMVGAATHTIVAGQIRYQR; this comes from the coding sequence ATGAAAATATTGATCAAGGGCGGCCGGGTGATTGACCCGGCGCATGGAATAGACGGGCAGTTTGATCTTCTCATCGACAACGGGCGCATCAGCAAATTAGACAAAAATCTTGCCGCCGACGGGGCCGAGGTGATCGACGCTCAGGGCAAGTTGGTGACGCCGGGGTTGATCGATCTGCATGTGCATTTGCGCGATCCCGGCCAGGAATACAAGGAAGACATCATCAGCGGCACCCGTGCCGCCGTGGCCGGAGGCTTCACCGCGGTGGCATGCATGCCCAACACCAAGCCGGTCAACGACAACGCGAGCGTGACCCGCTACATTCTCGACAAGGCGGCGGCTGCGGGTTTTTGCCACGTTCTGCCGGTGGGGGCCATCACCCAGGGGTCCAAGGGCGAGGCTCTGGCGGAAATGGGCGACATGAAAGAGGCCGGCTGCGTGGGTTTCTCCGATGACGGCCACCCCGTGACCAGTGGCGAGTTGATGCGCCGCGCCCTGGAGTATGCGCGCCCCTTCGGCATGCCCATCATCGCCCACTCCGAGGATCTGGATCTGGTGGGGCAGGGGGTGATGAACGAAGGCTTCGTCGCCACCGAGTTGGGGCTCAAGGGCATCCCCTGGGTGAGCGAGGCCGCGCCCATCGCCCGCGACGTGATGCTGGCCGAATTCACCGGCGGTCACCTGCATGTGGCCCATGTATCCTGCGCGGCGGCCGTGGAGATCATCCGCGCCGCCAAAAAGCGCGGCGTGCGCGTCACCGCCGAAGTCACCCCCCATCACTTCACCCTGACCGATGAGGCGGTGCGCGGCTACGATACCAACGCCAAGATGAATCCGCCCCTGCGCGGCGCCGAGGATGTGGCCGCCATGCGCGCCGGACTGGCCGACGGCACCATCGACGCCATCGCCACCGACCATGCTCCGCACCACATTGACGAGAAGAACGTCGAATTCAACATCGCCTACAACGGCATCGTCGGTCTGGAGACGGCGCTGCCCCTGACGCTACGGCTGGTCGACGACGGCGTGCTGTCTATCAGCGACGCCATCGCCAAGCTCACCATCAATCCGGCGCGGGTGCTTGGTCTCGACAGCGGCACCCTCGAAGTGGGACGGGTGGCGGATGTCACGATCATCGATCCGCAGCTCAAATGGACGGTGGACGCTCAGAAACTGGTTTCCAAAAGCAAAAACACGCCTTTCGACGGCTGGAAAATGGTCGGCGCCGCCACCCATACCATCGTTGCCGGGCAAATTCGTTACCAACGCTAA
- the carB gene encoding carbamoyl-phosphate synthase large subunit produces the protein MPKRTDIKKILIIGAGPIVIGQACEFDYSGTQACKALKEEGYEVVLLNSNPATIMTDPNFADRTYVEPVNPDTLARIIEKERPDAVLPTLGGQTALNTAVAVAKRGILDQFGVELIGAKLPAIEKAEDRTLFKQAIEKIGLEVPRCGLAHSFQEAMEIIEHVGFPAIIRPSFTLGGSGGGIAYNMEEYQEMVMAGLDASPTNEIQIDESIIGWKEFELEVMRDLADNVVIICSIENFDPMGVHTGDSITVAPAQTLTDKEYQLLRDASIRIIREIGVETGGSNIQFGINPADGRMVVIEMNPRVSRSSALASKATGFPIAKIAAKLAVGYTLDEIPNDITRETFASFEPTIDYVVTKVPRFTFEKFPQANATLTTQMKSVGEAMSIGRTFKESLQKAMRSMEIGSAGFESRLFNEPEDLRRALSEEELNLLRAKLRVPNWERLWYLGDAIRAGLSLEEIHQICYIDPWFLNNIRQIIDMEQELRENHQLLARDPQQFEDLLRRAKQYGFSDQRLALLWGITEADVRQYRNRFGLHPVYKRVDTCAAEFEAYTPYLYSTYEQECEADPSDRRKIMILGGGPNRIGQGIEFDYCCVHGVFALAEDGFETIMVNCNPETVSTDYDTSDRLYFEPLTLEDVLEIVAVERPEGVIVQFGGQTPLKLAVALEQAGVPIIGTTPDAIDRAEDRERFQALLHKLDLRQPENGTARTFAEAEKAAARIGYPVVVRPSYVLGGRAMEIVYDVEQLRNYMTHAVQASPEHPILVDKFLDEAVEVDVDALCDGQEVVIGGIMEHIEEAGIHSGDSACALPPYSLDETIIEEIKRQTVALALELQVIGLMNIQFAIKDGQVYLLEVNPRASRTVPFVSKATGRPLAQIAARVMAGKTLRELGVSGYVAPRHVSVKESVFPFVKFPGVDTLLGPEMKSTGEVMGIDADFAHAFAKAQLGANVKLPLKGTVFISVKDGDKKHIVEPARKISQAGFKIVATRGTAAFLQEKGIAAEVVNKVQEGRPHIVDAIKSQQIDLVFNTTFGPQSVADSYSIRRTTLMYNVAYFTTAAGIRAAVDGIVAMQRERLDVTPLQEYYPQS, from the coding sequence ATGCCCAAACGCACGGACATCAAGAAAATCCTGATCATCGGCGCCGGCCCCATCGTCATCGGCCAGGCCTGCGAGTTCGACTATTCCGGCACCCAGGCGTGCAAGGCGCTCAAGGAGGAAGGATACGAGGTGGTGTTGCTCAACTCCAATCCCGCCACCATCATGACCGATCCCAACTTCGCCGATCGCACCTACGTCGAGCCGGTCAATCCCGACACCCTGGCCCGCATCATTGAAAAGGAGCGTCCCGACGCGGTGCTCCCCACCCTGGGCGGCCAAACCGCCCTCAACACCGCGGTGGCGGTGGCCAAGCGGGGCATCCTTGATCAGTTCGGGGTCGAGTTGATCGGTGCCAAGCTGCCGGCCATCGAGAAGGCCGAGGACCGAACCCTGTTCAAGCAGGCCATCGAGAAGATCGGTCTTGAGGTGCCGCGCTGCGGCCTTGCGCACAGCTTTCAGGAAGCGATGGAGATCATCGAGCATGTCGGCTTTCCCGCCATCATCCGGCCGTCCTTCACGCTCGGCGGCAGCGGCGGCGGCATTGCCTACAACATGGAGGAATACCAGGAGATGGTCATGGCGGGCCTTGACGCTTCGCCGACCAACGAGATCCAGATCGACGAGTCCATCATCGGCTGGAAGGAATTCGAACTCGAGGTCATGCGCGATCTGGCCGACAACGTGGTCATCATCTGCTCCATTGAGAATTTCGATCCCATGGGCGTGCATACCGGCGACTCCATTACCGTGGCGCCGGCCCAAACCCTCACCGACAAGGAATATCAGCTGCTGCGCGACGCCTCCATCCGCATCATCCGTGAGATCGGCGTCGAAACGGGCGGCTCCAACATCCAGTTCGGCATCAATCCCGCCGACGGACGCATGGTGGTGATCGAAATGAACCCGCGCGTGTCGCGCTCCTCGGCGCTGGCTTCCAAGGCCACGGGTTTCCCCATCGCCAAGATCGCCGCCAAGCTGGCCGTCGGCTACACTCTCGACGAAATCCCCAACGACATTACGCGCGAAACCTTCGCGTCCTTCGAACCGACCATCGACTACGTGGTCACCAAGGTGCCGCGCTTCACCTTCGAGAAGTTTCCCCAGGCCAACGCCACCCTGACCACGCAGATGAAATCGGTGGGCGAGGCCATGTCCATCGGCCGCACTTTCAAGGAGAGCCTGCAAAAGGCCATGCGGTCCATGGAGATCGGCTCGGCGGGTTTTGAAAGTCGACTCTTCAATGAGCCCGAGGATCTGCGCCGCGCACTCTCCGAGGAAGAACTCAATCTGCTGCGCGCCAAATTGCGCGTGCCCAACTGGGAGCGGCTCTGGTACCTCGGCGACGCCATCCGCGCCGGACTGTCCCTGGAGGAAATTCACCAGATCTGCTACATCGATCCCTGGTTTCTCAACAACATCCGCCAGATCATCGACATGGAGCAGGAACTGCGCGAGAATCATCAACTGCTCGCGCGCGACCCCCAGCAGTTCGAGGATCTGTTGCGCCGCGCCAAGCAGTATGGCTTCTCCGACCAGCGCCTGGCGCTGCTCTGGGGAATCACCGAGGCGGACGTGCGCCAATACCGCAATCGCTTCGGCCTCCACCCGGTTTACAAGCGGGTGGATACCTGCGCGGCCGAATTCGAGGCCTACACGCCCTATCTGTACTCTACCTATGAGCAGGAATGCGAAGCCGACCCGAGCGACCGACGCAAGATCATGATCCTGGGCGGCGGTCCCAACCGCATCGGCCAGGGGATCGAATTCGATTATTGCTGTGTGCACGGGGTGTTTGCCCTGGCCGAGGACGGTTTCGAGACCATCATGGTCAACTGCAACCCGGAAACGGTATCCACCGATTACGACACCTCGGATCGGCTCTATTTCGAGCCCCTGACTCTGGAAGATGTGCTGGAAATCGTCGCCGTCGAGAGGCCCGAGGGGGTGATCGTGCAGTTCGGAGGGCAAACGCCCCTGAAGCTGGCGGTGGCCTTGGAGCAGGCGGGTGTGCCCATTATCGGCACGACTCCCGACGCCATCGACCGCGCCGAGGACCGCGAACGTTTCCAGGCGCTGTTGCACAAACTCGATCTCCGACAGCCGGAAAACGGCACCGCCCGCACCTTTGCCGAGGCGGAGAAGGCCGCGGCGCGCATCGGCTACCCGGTGGTGGTGCGTCCCTCTTATGTCCTGGGCGGGCGCGCCATGGAGATCGTCTATGATGTCGAGCAGTTGCGAAACTATATGACGCATGCCGTGCAGGCGTCGCCGGAGCATCCGATCCTGGTCGACAAATTCCTCGATGAAGCCGTCGAGGTCGATGTCGATGCGTTGTGCGACGGCCAGGAGGTGGTCATCGGCGGCATCATGGAACACATCGAGGAGGCGGGCATCCACTCGGGCGATTCGGCCTGCGCCCTGCCGCCGTACTCCCTCGATGAGACCATCATCGAGGAAATCAAACGGCAAACCGTCGCCCTGGCTTTGGAACTTCAGGTCATCGGCCTGATGAACATCCAGTTCGCCATCAAGGACGGGCAGGTCTACCTGCTTGAGGTCAATCCCCGCGCCAGCCGCACCGTGCCCTTTGTGTCCAAGGCCACGGGACGCCCGCTGGCGCAGATCGCCGCGCGCGTCATGGCCGGAAAAACCCTGCGGGAACTAGGCGTCAGCGGCTATGTCGCCCCGCGTCACGTCTCGGTGAAGGAATCCGTCTTTCCCTTCGTCAAGTTTCCCGGCGTCGACACCCTGCTCGGCCCCGAAATGAAGTCAACGGGGGAGGTCATGGGCATCGACGCCGACTTCGCCCATGCCTTTGCCAAGGCGCAGTTGGGCGCCAACGTCAAGCTGCCTCTCAAGGGCACCGTGTTCATCAGCGTCAAGGACGGGGACAAAAAGCACATCGTCGAGCCGGCACGCAAAATTTCCCAGGCCGGATTCAAGATCGTGGCCACTCGCGGTACGGCCGCATTCCTGCAGGAAAAAGGCATCGCCGCCGAAGTCGTCAACAAGGTGCAGGAAGGGCGCCCGCACATCGTCGATGCCATCAAGAGCCAGCAGATCGATCTGGTATTCAACACCACCTTTGGCCCGCAATCGGTGGCGGATTCCTATTCCATCCGGCGCACCACGCTGATGTACAACGTGGCTTATTTCACCACCGCGGCCGGAATACGCGCCGCCGTGGACGGGATTGTCGCCATGCAGCGAGAAAGGCTTGACGTCACTCCCCTCCAAGAGTATTATCCCCAGTCATGA
- the recG gene encoding ATP-dependent DNA helicase RecG, whose amino-acid sequence MPPNPSYLRSRQLLATPLSHIKGVGPRLQQILAKANLTTVEDVLYHLPHRYEDRREIRRIAQLRDGRQEVFVGEVLASAETFTPKARKRIYEVVVADGSGQISLKWFHYRKDWMKKRFAVGTRAVFTGEIKRFGLVREVHHPDAEILGAKSLDQIMAEDPWSFGRILPVYPLTEGLSQKVARKIFKQVVDQFAPLAVSPIPADILQRNQILPLAQALAECHWPEDPGAHLDLETGSGRARSALVFDEFFFLELGLALKRRGVVLEPGIAFAVTHKYTRPLAQMLPFRLTAAQRRVLGEIKHDMMAPHPMNRLVQGDVGSGKTIVALMAALVAIENHTQVAVVAPTEILAEQHYLQFHGWLEKLGLRAALLSGSLSSKEKSALHEKIRAGEVDLVVGTHAVLQQGVAFQRLGLGIIDEQHRFGVLQRGLLRHKGENPDILVMTATPIPRTLSLTLYGDLALSVIDELPPGRTPVKTRVLSESRREEGYRLIKKEIEKGRQAYIVYPLVEESEKSELQAASAAAQALQAEVFPHHRVGLLHGRLKPQEKEAVMAAFKNREIDVLVATTVIEVGIDIPNASVMLIEHAERFGLAQLHQLRGRVGRGAEQSHCLLMQSARCSSDGKRRLEVMAETSDGFRIAEADLEIRGPGEFLGTRQAGLPDFRVANLLRDGRMLEAAREEAFRLAQDPALMSHAQYADTRQALMDRWGSRLELATIG is encoded by the coding sequence ATGCCCCCAAACCCCTCCTACCTACGCAGTCGTCAGTTGCTCGCCACCCCCCTGAGCCACATCAAGGGGGTGGGTCCGCGCCTTCAGCAAATCCTTGCCAAAGCCAATCTCACCACCGTCGAAGATGTTCTCTACCATTTGCCGCACCGCTACGAGGACCGGCGCGAAATACGCCGCATTGCCCAGTTGCGGGACGGTCGCCAAGAGGTTTTCGTCGGCGAGGTTCTTGCCAGCGCTGAAACCTTCACACCTAAGGCTCGCAAACGCATCTATGAGGTCGTGGTCGCCGACGGCAGCGGCCAAATCTCGCTCAAATGGTTTCACTACCGCAAGGACTGGATGAAAAAACGCTTCGCCGTCGGGACGCGGGCGGTTTTCACCGGCGAAATCAAGCGCTTCGGCCTGGTGCGAGAAGTTCACCACCCGGATGCGGAAATCCTCGGCGCAAAATCCCTTGACCAGATCATGGCCGAGGATCCCTGGAGTTTCGGACGCATCCTGCCTGTCTATCCTCTAACTGAAGGCCTTTCGCAAAAGGTCGCCCGAAAAATCTTCAAGCAGGTTGTCGACCAGTTCGCACCCTTGGCTGTGTCGCCCATTCCCGCGGACATCCTCCAGCGCAATCAGATCCTGCCCCTTGCCCAGGCCTTGGCCGAATGCCACTGGCCGGAAGATCCCGGCGCGCATCTTGACCTGGAAACCGGCTCGGGTCGCGCGCGCTCGGCGCTGGTGTTCGATGAGTTTTTTTTCCTCGAACTCGGTTTGGCCCTCAAGCGACGCGGCGTGGTGCTCGAGCCCGGCATTGCCTTTGCCGTCACTCACAAATACACCCGGCCATTGGCGCAAATGTTGCCCTTTCGCCTCACCGCGGCGCAGCGGCGCGTGTTGGGTGAGATCAAGCACGACATGATGGCTCCGCATCCCATGAACCGCCTGGTACAAGGGGATGTGGGCAGCGGCAAAACCATCGTTGCCTTGATGGCGGCCCTGGTGGCCATCGAGAACCACACCCAGGTCGCGGTGGTCGCGCCCACGGAGATTCTCGCCGAGCAGCATTATCTGCAATTTCATGGCTGGCTGGAGAAACTCGGACTGCGCGCCGCACTCTTGTCCGGATCGCTGTCAAGCAAGGAAAAATCGGCGCTTCACGAAAAAATCAGGGCAGGGGAGGTCGATCTGGTGGTGGGCACCCACGCCGTTTTGCAACAAGGCGTGGCCTTTCAGCGCCTGGGCCTGGGGATCATCGACGAGCAGCACCGCTTTGGCGTACTGCAACGTGGCCTGCTGCGGCACAAAGGCGAAAATCCCGACATCCTGGTGATGACCGCCACGCCCATCCCACGTACCCTGTCCCTGACCTTGTACGGCGACCTGGCCCTGTCGGTCATCGACGAATTGCCTCCAGGGCGCACCCCCGTAAAGACGCGCGTCCTGAGTGAGAGCCGCCGCGAAGAAGGCTACCGTCTCATTAAAAAAGAGATTGAAAAGGGCAGGCAGGCCTACATCGTCTATCCCTTGGTGGAGGAATCGGAAAAAAGCGAGTTGCAGGCGGCCAGCGCGGCCGCCCAAGCCCTCCAAGCAGAGGTTTTTCCCCACCATCGGGTCGGCTTGCTCCACGGCCGTCTCAAGCCCCAGGAAAAGGAAGCGGTCATGGCCGCATTTAAAAACCGCGAGATCGATGTGCTGGTGGCTACCACCGTCATCGAAGTAGGCATCGACATTCCCAATGCCAGTGTCATGCTGATCGAGCACGCCGAGCGCTTCGGCCTGGCCCAGTTGCATCAGCTGCGCGGCCGGGTGGGTCGTGGGGCGGAGCAGAGCCACTGTCTGCTGATGCAGTCGGCGCGTTGCAGCAGCGACGGCAAGCGCCGCCTGGAAGTCATGGCCGAGACCAGCGATGGGTTTCGTATCGCCGAAGCCGATCTCGAAATTCGCGGCCCGGGAGAGTTTCTCGGAACAAGGCAGGCCGGTTTGCCGGATTTTCGCGTCGCCAATCTGCTCCGCGATGGTCGTATGCTGGAAGCGGCCCGGGAAGAAGCCTTTCGTCTGGCGCAGGATCCCGCGCTTATGTCCCATGCCCAATACGCCGATACACGCCAGGCCCTCATGGACCGATGGGGCAGTCGCCTCGAACTGGCCACCATCGGCTGA
- a CDS encoding undecaprenyl-diphosphate phosphatase, protein MDLLQILVLSVVQGLTEFLPISSSAHLILVPVLTAWEDQGLAFDIATHVGTLAAVIIYFRRDLYQVGTDWAHSLKTRELTPAARLGWGILLATIPVGLAGLTFKGFIETSMRSPVILACSLIGFALLLSYADWRRRGDRDEYGLTWKDVLFIGCAQALALIPGTSRSGITITAALLLGLSREGAARFSFLLSIPVTALAGGLQAVELLRSVDAVEWTPMILGALFAGVSAFVCIHYFLAFIRRIGMQPFVIYRIALGILLLMVFGPSL, encoded by the coding sequence ATGGATCTTTTGCAAATTCTCGTTCTTTCCGTCGTTCAGGGCCTCACGGAATTTCTGCCCATCTCCAGCTCCGCCCACCTGATTCTGGTGCCCGTCCTGACCGCTTGGGAGGATCAGGGGCTGGCTTTCGACATCGCCACCCATGTCGGCACCCTGGCCGCCGTCATCATCTATTTTCGCCGCGACCTCTACCAGGTCGGCACCGATTGGGCCCACTCCCTCAAAACCCGGGAACTCACTCCCGCGGCACGCCTGGGCTGGGGCATCTTGCTCGCGACCATTCCCGTGGGACTGGCCGGCCTGACCTTCAAGGGATTTATCGAAACCTCCATGCGCTCGCCGGTGATTCTGGCATGCAGCCTGATCGGATTCGCCCTGCTGCTCTCCTACGCCGACTGGCGGCGACGCGGAGACCGCGATGAATACGGCTTGACCTGGAAAGACGTTCTGTTCATCGGCTGCGCCCAGGCCCTGGCCCTGATTCCCGGCACCTCGCGCTCGGGCATCACCATCACGGCGGCGCTGCTGTTAGGCCTGAGTCGCGAAGGCGCGGCGCGCTTTTCCTTTCTGCTCTCCATACCCGTCACCGCCCTGGCCGGCGGCCTGCAGGCCGTCGAATTGCTGCGCTCCGTCGATGCGGTGGAATGGACTCCCATGATTCTCGGCGCCCTGTTTGCCGGCGTCAGCGCCTTTGTCTGCATTCACTATTTCCTGGCGTTCATTCGCCGCATCGGCATGCAGCCCTTCGTCATCTATCGCATCGCCCTGGGCATTTTGTTGCTGATGGTGTTCGGCCCAAGCCTGTAG
- a CDS encoding aspartate carbamoyltransferase catalytic subunit, which produces MTFRHKHILGIEQLSKEDIGFILDTADSFKEINSREIKKVPTLRGKTIINLFFEASTRTRTSFEIAGKRLSADTINITASSSSVVKGETLEDTAKNIEAMRPDIIVMRHAASGACDYLAKRVDCSIINAGDGAHEHPSQALLDMLTIRQHKGRIEGLKVAIVGDITHSRVARSNLYGLTRMGAEVRLAGPGTMMPPGIERLGAKVYHDMNQAIEGADVVMMLRIQLERQGKTLLPTLREYAKFYGLNTQNLQLAAPDALVMHPGPVNRGVELSSYVADGIQSVILDQVENGVAVRMALLYLVLGGEQAE; this is translated from the coding sequence ATGACATTCCGGCACAAGCATATTCTGGGGATCGAACAGCTCTCGAAGGAGGACATCGGCTTTATTCTCGATACCGCGGACAGTTTCAAGGAAATCAACAGCCGCGAAATCAAGAAAGTGCCCACCCTGCGAGGCAAGACCATCATCAATCTGTTTTTCGAGGCCAGCACCCGCACCCGCACGTCCTTTGAAATCGCGGGCAAGCGCCTTTCCGCCGACACCATCAACATCACCGCCTCGTCGTCCTCGGTGGTCAAGGGCGAAACCCTCGAAGATACGGCCAAGAACATCGAAGCCATGCGGCCCGACATCATCGTTATGCGCCATGCGGCCTCGGGTGCCTGCGATTATCTGGCCAAGCGCGTCGATTGCTCCATCATCAACGCCGGCGACGGCGCCCACGAGCACCCCAGCCAGGCACTGCTCGACATGCTCACCATCCGTCAGCACAAGGGCCGCATCGAGGGACTCAAGGTGGCCATCGTCGGAGACATCACCCACAGCCGCGTGGCACGCTCGAATCTCTACGGGCTGACCCGCATGGGTGCCGAGGTGCGCCTGGCCGGTCCCGGCACCATGATGCCGCCGGGCATCGAACGCCTGGGCGCGAAGGTCTACCACGACATGAATCAGGCGATTGAAGGCGCCGATGTGGTCATGATGTTGCGCATTCAGCTTGAGCGCCAGGGCAAGACCCTGCTGCCGACCCTGCGCGAATACGCCAAGTTTTACGGTCTCAACACCCAAAACCTTCAACTGGCAGCCCCGGATGCCCTGGTCATGCACCCCGGACCGGTCAATCGCGGGGTGGAATTGTCCAGCTATGTGGCCGACGGCATCCAGAGCGTGATTCTCGACCAGGTGGAAAACGGCGTGGCCGTGCGCATGGCCTTGCTCTACCTGGTGCTGGGCGGCGAACAGGCGGAATGA